The proteins below are encoded in one region of Scleropages formosus chromosome 19, fSclFor1.1, whole genome shotgun sequence:
- the bloc1s5 gene encoding biogenesis of lysosome-related organelles complex 1 subunit 5 isoform X1, translating to MDRIAKDVGDIQARLTDHRPVVQGELRYFVAEFEEKRGFRESRLLENLDKTVVETTEQVVPKCVESMKEQLCEVFERLEAANHMAQRIQQRELEAQEIWSLNVSLCGSTHLRGVKCPVASHAPKAPTCRSLQKDTSRTGRSSSRSRRCSRSRWTRSTRRQ from the exons ATGGACAGAATCGCCAAAG ACGTCGGCGACATCCAGGCGCGGCTGACGGACCACCGGCCCGTGGTGCAGGGCGAGCTGCGCTACTTCGTCGCCGAGTTCGAG GAGAAGCGTGGATTCCGAGAGAGCCGCCTGCTGGAGAACCTCGACAAGACAGTGGTGGAGACGACGGAGCAGGTGGTGCCCAAGTGCGTGGAAAGCATGAAGGAGCAGCTCTGTGAGGTCTTCGAGCGAC TGGAAGCTGCAAACCACATGGCGCAGCGAATCCAACAGAGGGAGCTAGAGGCACAGGAA ATCTGGAGTTTAAATGTTTCCCTGTGTGGGTCAACTCATCTGCGGGGGGTAAAGTGTCCTGTAGCGTCACATGCTCCCAA AGCACCCACCTGCAGGAGTTTGCAGAAAGACACAAGCAGGACTGGGAGGAGTTCCTCAAGGAGCAGACGGTGCTCAAGGAGCAGGTGGACGAGGAGCACGCGAAGGCAGTGA
- the bloc1s5 gene encoding biogenesis of lysosome-related organelles complex 1 subunit 5 isoform X2, which produces MDRIAKDVGDIQARLTDHRPVVQGELRYFVAEFEEKRGFRESRLLENLDKTVVETTEQVVPKCVESMKEQLCEVFERLEAANHMAQRIQQRELEAQESTHLQEFAERHKQDWEEFLKEQTVLKEQVDEEHAKAVSRLSAQYSVMKKELAKFSHF; this is translated from the exons ATGGACAGAATCGCCAAAG ACGTCGGCGACATCCAGGCGCGGCTGACGGACCACCGGCCCGTGGTGCAGGGCGAGCTGCGCTACTTCGTCGCCGAGTTCGAG GAGAAGCGTGGATTCCGAGAGAGCCGCCTGCTGGAGAACCTCGACAAGACAGTGGTGGAGACGACGGAGCAGGTGGTGCCCAAGTGCGTGGAAAGCATGAAGGAGCAGCTCTGTGAGGTCTTCGAGCGAC TGGAAGCTGCAAACCACATGGCGCAGCGAATCCAACAGAGGGAGCTAGAGGCACAGGAA AGCACCCACCTGCAGGAGTTTGCAGAAAGACACAAGCAGGACTGGGAGGAGTTCCTCAAGGAGCAGACGGTGCTCAAGGAGCAGGTGGACGAGGAGCACGCGAAGGCAGTGAGTCGCCTCAGCGCCCAGTACAGCGTCATGAAGAAGGAGCTCGCCAAGTTCTCCCACTTCTGa